In a single window of the Magnolia sinica isolate HGM2019 chromosome 7, MsV1, whole genome shotgun sequence genome:
- the LOC131250536 gene encoding putative disease resistance RPP13-like protein 1 → MNSLRHLEIEGTYMLKYLPQGIGRLTGLRTLTDSRDESREAELDKKQHLRALTLEFGNDGRLDDDEDVLEILKPHTNLKEFIIWSYKGSKLPKWIEDLVFSNLVKVELMGCEGCKQLPGLGKLPSLKYLNIYSLAEVRKVGGEFSGDANNDGSGVVSFPKLETLIFKDMPNWEEWELREGDGQVMPSLVELSVKWCPKLKALPHNLPPELLQRLSLGLSNDWMSSEAPLPIFPNLNHLEIWGNDELTSLPGGWLGQLKALQTLEIYNCNRMESLPEELQHLTKLQQLNIRSCRVLEERYGDGGEDRDKIANIPSIIIGC, encoded by the exons ATGAATAGCCTAAGACATCTAGAAATAGAAGGCACTTACATGCTGAAGTACTTACCGCAGGGTATAGGGAGATTAACTGGCCTTCGGACATTAACAGA CAGCAGGGACGAATCTAGGGAGGCAGAACTGGATAAGAAGCAGCACCTTCGTGCTCTAACCTTGGAATTCGGAAATGATGGCcgattggatgatgatgaggacgTGCTTGAAATCCTCAAGCCCCACACAAACTTGAAAGAGTTTATAATATGGTCTTACAAAGGTTCCAAGCTTCCCAAGTGGATAGAGGATTTGGTGTTCTCTAATCTAGTCAAGGTGGAACTCATGGGCTGTGAGGGGTGTAAACAACTGCCAGGTCTTGGGAAACTACCGTCCCTTAAATACCTTAACATATATTCATTGGCGGAAGTGAGAAAGGTGGGTGGCGAGTTTAGTGGGGATGCTAACAATGATGGAAGTGGTGTTGTCTCATTCCCCAAGCTCGAGACCCTCATCTTCAAAGACATGCCAAATTGGGAGGAGTGGGaattgagagagggagatggacAGGTTATGCCATCACTTGTAGAATTAAGCGTAAAATGGTGCCCAAAGTTAAAGGCGTTACCACACAACCTTCCACCTGAGCTCCTCCAGAGGCTGAGTTTAGGCCTAAGTAATGATTGGATGTCATCAGAAGCACCCTTACCCATCTTCCCCAACCTTAACCATTTGGAGATTTGGGGTAATGATGAGCTGACATCACTACCTGGTGGTTggttgggacaactcaaagccctccaaactctGGAAATCTACAATTGTAACCGGATGGAATCTCTACCAGAGGAGTTGCAACACCTCACCAAGCTTCAACAATTGAATATCAGATCCTGTCGAGTCTTAGAAGAGCGCTATGGAGATGGAGGAGAAGATCGGGACAAGATTGCCAACATCCCGAGTATCATAATTGGTTGCTAG